A window from bacterium encodes these proteins:
- a CDS encoding SGNH/GDSL hydrolase family protein, with translation MGLAQILNYLAAHRIQGGHYHSYYLEGNLDTWRATLAKLRSGTTGIFNVCCLGDSITEGTAAGTSHLDYRTKSFVGRLRTRLAATFGDVGLGFIPSHFSHTYPAVTFSGNWNDAASYGIANSCKQSSETGATATVSFDGTGIGVAVMRNSMAAQYTIAIDGGGPITHNTYNATLISPYMYEETGLADTDHTAVITVDNGANPSRTLNLLGIYPIKGTAGIRVHNCARWESKVADFLGTGCLDLEINHWTPVLTIVALVANDFNSQTDLGSYESNLTQIVNAALTHGDCLIVGNGLYNVERAIPITAYEEVCRKVALNYGCAYLATNRRWKNFSNANSLGYMSDDVHLTAAGHQDIASMLINYLLEER, from the coding sequence ATGGGATTAGCACAAATCTTGAATTACCTTGCAGCTCACCGAATACAGGGTGGGCATTATCATAGTTACTACCTGGAGGGCAATCTCGATACCTGGCGGGCTACCCTTGCCAAGCTAAGATCGGGTACTACGGGGATTTTTAACGTTTGTTGTCTTGGAGACTCAATTACCGAGGGGACAGCAGCAGGAACCAGTCACCTGGATTATCGAACAAAAAGTTTTGTCGGGAGATTGAGGACAAGACTTGCAGCCACATTTGGAGATGTGGGGCTTGGTTTTATTCCCAGCCATTTCAGCCATACCTATCCTGCCGTTACTTTCTCGGGGAACTGGAACGATGCTGCTTCGTACGGCATAGCAAATTCCTGTAAGCAAAGTAGTGAGACCGGAGCTACAGCGACGGTAAGTTTCGATGGGACAGGTATAGGGGTGGCGGTTATGCGAAACAGCATGGCTGCTCAATATACCATTGCCATTGATGGGGGTGGCCCCATTACGCATAATACGTATAATGCCACCTTGATATCTCCGTATATGTATGAAGAGACAGGGCTGGCAGACACGGATCACACAGCGGTTATCACCGTCGATAACGGTGCAAATCCCTCTCGGACTCTCAACCTTTTGGGGATTTACCCGATCAAGGGGACGGCCGGGATCAGGGTCCATAATTGTGCCCGGTGGGAAAGTAAAGTGGCTGATTTTCTTGGTACAGGCTGTCTGGATTTGGAAATAAACCACTGGACTCCGGTGCTGACTATCGTGGCATTAGTGGCCAATGATTTTAATAGTCAGACTGATCTGGGTAGCTATGAGTCAAATTTGACTCAGATCGTCAATGCCGCCCTGACTCACGGGGATTGTCTAATAGTGGGTAATGGCCTATACAATGTGGAAAGGGCCATTCCTATAACTGCCTACGAGGAAGTGTGCAGAAAGGTTGCCTTGAATTATGGCTGTGCTTATCTTGCTACAAATAGGCGATGGAAAAACTTCAGTAATGCCAATAGTCTTGGATACATGTCGGATGATGTACACCTCACTGCCGCAGGACATCAGGATATTGCCTCGATGCTGATAAACTACCTCCTGGAGGAAAGATAA